The Mastacembelus armatus chromosome 14, fMasArm1.2, whole genome shotgun sequence genomic interval catacataagtTCTAAGTAAGACGTCGATCATGTGACAACTATTTCTACTGTCCcataatgaaaggaaaaaatatatataaatgacagGTCTCTCAGTACAACTCACTTCAGGGAGCTGCACACTTGTTACAGCTTGTTACAGCAGTTCCCATCAGCCAGGTGTGTCatcttttattatattgtgtatttgtgtcatttcaTATATGTACACTTAGTGAAAAAAATCatgaaagctgctaccatatctaatgtcacatttgttcgtccttCAAAATTTTATCTCAGcggattttccaacatccctcatgttacatatttttatatcttcctgtgttttgtctatatcatgactgttgttgggaatgttctccttctctcagtgattttcctggtcaagactcttcatactcctaaatacatgattgtgttcaacctggctttgacagatttgtgtgggagcactgctctcatcccaaaactcttagacacatttttgtttgacaacagatacattgtctatgaggcttgtttaagttacATGTTCTTTGTTGGGTTCTTTCtaagtgtgcagtcatggacacttgtcactatggcatatgacagatttatagcaatttgcttccctttaaggtaccatagtattgtgactaaaccagctattgctgcaatgctgctgttagtgtgggttgttttattgAGTATAATGTCATGCTtggttgggctacttgatcgtctctccttctgtggatctttggtgatacaaagcttttactgtgaTCATGGACCAACATATCGTCTGGCCTGTAATGACACATCTTTAAATTACATGATGGCATGGGTTGTGTTTATAGTAATCATTTGTTTACCTCCTATATTAATAGCattgacatatgtttgcattgccatagcactgagcaggattgcatcacataaggaaagagtcaaagcattgaaaacttgtacttctcatctgattcttgtggctattttttACTTCCCACTTTTGGGCACCAACATAGCTGCACTGACCTCCTACCTCCATCCTAATGCCAGGATCATAAACTCTATTTTAACACACACCATACCAGCTTCACTaaatcctattatatactctttaaagacagaagaagtgctgagcTCTATCAagaaactttacaaaaacaataagcTAAGCAACATTATTGTGTCCAAAAAAGTGACCTCTTTGTGACTGCTATGCTGACATATTGGAAATTGTTTATTGTTAACATATTGCTAGTAATTACTACAAGTTTACTTTGAAATTGTGGTCAGCAGGTAGCACTTTGTCATTTCAAAAACTTTGCTGTTGCAGTATTCACATAACGATCTTTTTGgcaaaatgaaatcacagaTTCAAATACATTATGACTCTACACTGCTTAAGACATCAATATTTGGAAATAGGACattaatagtttttttaataattcatggAGATGTAATTATTGTGTTTAATATGATATTTTATCagtcattgtattttttttttgtttttttttgccatggCCACATAATGATCTGctttgcaaaatgaaatcagagaaaTAAATGTTGACTCTACACTACATGATGTATCAGTTCGTAAAAGAACACAAGCAAACTGTTGTTTTATTAGTACTTTGTGTATATGTAATTATTGAAGgcatataaaaacattatgtaAAACCTATGAGCCTTTGGGTGGCCTCAGAACATATTAACTTATAATAGACCAGTATATAAGTTAGTAGGGAGGCGTTAAGGAATTATTTCTTAGACAAGTAACTGAAGCCAATGGGTCAAGGTTATATTATCAATATATACTCACAATACttgaaaagtgtgaaaaaaaatgttacaagCTAGTCTGTATATTTATGCATTTAGTAGTCATGACAcagttatataaaaaaaattcttatttaAACTGTAATTCAACCCAACGATGCTTTAACATGAACTCTTGTGTGCATCTTACTGTCTCTTACTCGCTTACTGCAGTGAGGTATGTCCCTATGTAGCAAATGTAGCAAAATTCACATGCTTGGTTGTTCCCTTTTTCACAGCATTTGTGTAGCTCTGTTCAGCAATTTAGCTCTCTCTTAAATGACTTTAGCCTGATGTGATTTCAGTCTAGAAATTGGTTTTATTCTTGATATAATTTTTTTGATTTGGGTGGATCCTGCTATAAAAGTCAGGATCCAGATTCTCCACTCCAGTATAGGCATAGACTTTCCCAGGAACGCTAAGGAGTCTGATCTCCCTGTGGCCTGTGGTTGGAACACACCTCCTGGTCCCCCTTCTtgaaaagagggaccaccaccccagtctgccaGTCCAGACTGTTCCCGGTCGCCACACATTGTTGCAGATTTGTGTCAGCAaagacagcccaacaacatccagaggTACTCAGGGCGGATCTCGTCCACCCCTGGTGCCCTGCCACAGAGGAGCTTCTGAACCAACCTCCAAATCTCAGTGACTTCGGCCTGGCTACGGATCAGCCTACGAGTCCTCAGCCTTTGCTTCCTGTATGAAAGGTGTGACGGTGGGATTGAAGAGATccttgaagtattccttccaccggTCAACGATATCCCCAGAATTTCCTTGAGACTGACAAATAGCCCTTCTTCGTGACCTCACTGAACTCTTCCCAGGCCTGAGCTTTTGCCTCTGCCACCGCCAGGTCAAGTGCACAGCGGCTCGGGCGGTGAAACGCCTTTGGAGACGGTTTATGGTAGAGAAATGAATATTCAATTCACGGGTAACAGTTCTGATGTTGCATGCTCCCTCAAAGCTTGCGACATCTGTGGCATTGTACTGTTtgataaaactgcacattttagagTGGCTTTTTATTGTGGCCAGCCTAAGGCACACCTGAGCAATAATCATGTTGATAACCACCTGTGAGGTGGATAGATTATCGCTGCAAAGGATGAGTGCTCACTAACACAGATTTAGACAGATTTGTAAACAGTATTTGAGAGAAATAGGCCTTTTGTGTACATAAAAAAGTCTTTGAGTTCATCTCATCAAAAATGGGGGAAAGAACAAAAGTGCTGCgtttataattttggtcagtgtatGTTTGATAATTTTAGCCACTTGTTCTAGCTTTTTCCTACGTATGTACCACGCAGTTAAACAACTTGTATTATAGTGACAATAGATAACAGAGCTGATTGCATCAGCATTTTGATGACATACAATATAAGGAATCTGTAGAATATCAATGTCTAATTCAAGATCATCTGATACTGATTTTTCTACCATGAAACAATGAAACGAAAAAAATCTCTCGCACTAAAACTCACTTCAGGAAACTGCACCATTGTTACTGTCTGAAGTGAGTTTGGCCACCAtagtttccatcagtcagctgtgtcattgtttattatgtactgtataattttttaatgtacaaatatttaaaaaaatggccCCAGACAACACTGTGACTTGAAAGTGTGTAAACCATTAATAAAGGTAATTATGTAGTTTACCACAGTATTCAAAATATAGTAGTATAAAACCTGTAAAACTCATAAATATTTAGTTGCTCATGTCTCATACAGGCTGAATCAACTTATAtcagaataaacatttttaaaacagttctCACTGAGCATCATttttacaaaaggaaaaacCTTTTTTGTAATATCTAATTGTACTTAGAGTTGCAGCCTCAGAACAAGATATTTTTGAGTTTGAATTGTGGAACCTTTTTGTAGGGgatttgcattttttctttctttatttgtatCAGAGTCATTAAGGCACAGGGCATAATTGCAGAACAGACCAGT includes:
- the LOC113142553 gene encoding olfactory receptor 1-like, producing the protein MKAATISNVTFVRPSKFYLSGFSNIPHVTYFYIFLCFVYIMTVVGNVLLLSVIFLVKTLHTPKYMIVFNLALTDLCGSTALIPKLLDTFLFDNRYIVYEACLSYMFFVGFFLSVQSWTLVTMAYDRFIAICFPLRYHSIVTKPAIAAMLLLVWVVLLSIMSCLVGLLDRLSFCGSLVIQSFYCDHGPTYRLACNDTSLNYMMAWVVFIVIICLPPILIALTYVCIAIALSRIASHKERVKALKTCTSHLILVAIFYFPLLGTNIAALTSYLHPNARIINSILTHTIPASLNPIIYSLKTEEVLSSIKKLYKNNKLSNIIVSKKVTSL